In Saccharothrix syringae, the following are encoded in one genomic region:
- a CDS encoding type II secretion system F family protein: MTAADLLSAASLLLLSAAVLLHPFPVARRRLARLRARPVRRRRLRVPGQPAAVVVGAVVGVPAGVGGAIAGALLAATAWHAYREAVRRRAELAAATALAAGLHAFVAELRTGAHPAKAAAGAAEDAEPPATDVLRAIAAASARGGDVESALAGFPDARHLGRAWRLAADHGVPPAEVLEAVRRDLDRRTAFARQVRARMAGPRASAAVLAGLPVLGALLGELAGADPLAVLTGTAPGQVLLVVGALLVCAGLRWSGRLTRQVIA, from the coding sequence TTGACTGCCGCAGACCTCCTGTCCGCCGCGAGCCTCCTGCTCCTGTCCGCGGCGGTCCTGCTCCACCCGTTCCCGGTTGCCCGCCGCCGTTTGGCGCGACTTCGCGCGCGACCGGTGCGCCGCCGGCGGCTGCGCGTCCCGGGCCAACCGGCCGCCGTGGTGGTGGGGGCCGTCGTCGGGGTGCCCGCCGGGGTTGGCGGTGCGATCGCGGGCGCGCTGCTGGCGGCCACCGCCTGGCACGCCTACCGCGAGGCGGTACGACGGCGCGCGGAACTCGCGGCGGCGACAGCGCTCGCCGCGGGCCTGCACGCCTTCGTCGCGGAACTGCGCACGGGCGCCCACCCGGCCAAGGCCGCCGCCGGGGCCGCCGAGGACGCGGAACCACCGGCGACCGACGTCCTGCGGGCCATCGCCGCCGCGTCGGCGCGGGGTGGCGACGTCGAGTCGGCGCTGGCGGGCTTCCCGGACGCCCGTCACCTGGGGCGGGCGTGGCGGTTGGCCGCCGACCACGGCGTGCCGCCGGCCGAGGTGCTGGAGGCGGTGCGCCGGGACCTGGACCGGCGCACCGCGTTCGCCCGGCAGGTCCGGGCGCGCATGGCGGGGCCACGTGCCAGCGCCGCCGTCCTGGCCGGTCTCCCGGTCCTCGGCGCCCTCCTCGGCGAACTGGCCGGCGCGGACCCGCTCGCCGTGCTGACCGGCACCGCGCCGGGCCAGGTGCTCCTGGTGGTCGGCGCGCTCCTCGTCTGCGCCGGCCTGCGCTGGAGCGGTCGGCTGACCAGGCAGGTGATCGCATGA